In Falco biarmicus isolate bFalBia1 chromosome 7, bFalBia1.pri, whole genome shotgun sequence, a single window of DNA contains:
- the FEM1B gene encoding protein fem-1 homolog B, translated as MEGLAGYVYKAASEGRVLTLAALLLNRSESDIKYLLGYVSQHGGQRSTPLIIAARNGHTKVVRLLLEHYRVQTQQTGTVRFDGFVIDGATALWCAAGAGHFEVVKLLVSHGANVNHTTVTNSTPLRAACFDGRLDIVKYLVENNANISIANKYDNTCLMIAAYKGHTDVVRYLLEQHADPNAKAHCGATALHFAAEAGHLEIVRELVKWKAAMMVNGHGMTPLKVAAESCKADVVELLLAHADCDRRSRIEALELLGASFANDRENYDIMKTYHYLYLAMLERYRDSENIIEKEVLPQIEAYGNRTECRTPQELESIRQDRDALHMEGLIVRERILGSDNIDVSHPIIYRGAVYADNMEFEQCIKLWLHALHLRQKGNRNTHKDLLRFAQVFSQMIHLNEPVKAKDIESVLRCSVLEIEQGMSRIKTTQDSDIHTAMDNYECNIFTFLYLVCISTKTQCSEEDQSRINKQIYNLIHLDPRTRDGSSLLHHAVNSSTPVDDFHTNDVCSFPNALVTKLLLDCGADVNAVDNEGNSPLHIIVQYHRPISDFLTLHSIIISLVEAGAHTDMTNKQKKTPLDKSTTGVSEILLKTQMKLSLKCLAARAVRIYNISYQNQIPRTLEEFVKFH; from the exons ATGGAGGGCCTGGCCGGGTACGTGTACAAGGCGGCGAGCGAGGGGCGAGTGCTGACCCTGGCCGCGCTGCTCCTCAACCGCTCCGAGAGCGACATCAAGTACCTGCTGGGCTACGTCAGCCAGCACGGCGGGCAGCGATCCACGCCGCTCATCATCGCCGCCCGCAACGGCCACACCAAGGTGGTCCGCCTGCTCCTGGAGCACTACCGCGTGCAGACCCAGCAGACCGGCACGGTCCGCTTCGACGG CTTTGTCATTGATGGAGCCACAGCTCTCTGGTGTGCAGCAGGAGCCGGCCACTTTGAAGTAGTCAAATTGCTGGTGAGTCACGGCGCCAACGTGAATCACACGACAGTCACCAATTCGACTCCCCTGAGGGCTGCGTGTTTCGATGGCAGACTGGACATTGTGAAATACCTGGTAGAAAACAATGCCAACATCAGCATCGCCAACAAGTACGACAACACTTGCCTTATGATTGCAGCTTACAAAGGCCACACAGACGTGGTGAGGTACCTACTCGAGCAGCATGCGGATCCCAACGCCAAAGCCCACTGTGGTGCCACGGCGTTGCACTTCGCGGCCGAAGCCGGTCACTTGGAAATAGTGAGGGAGCTGGTTAAGTGGAAGGCGGCGATGATGGTCAACGGCCATGGGATGACTCCGCTGAAAGTCGCTGCTGAGAGCTGCAAAGCTGACGTTgtagagctgctgcttgctcacGCCGACTGTGATAGGAGAAGCCGGATTGAAGCTCTGGAACTTCTGGGTGCCTCATTTGCAAATGACAGAGAAAACTATGATATAATGAAGACTTACCACTATTTATATTTAGCGATGCTGGAGAGGTACCGAGACAGCGAGAATATAATTGAAAAAGAAGTTCTTCCACAAATTGAAGCTTATGGAAACAGGACTGAATGCAGGACTCCTCAGGAATTAGAGTCTATTAGGCAGGACAGAGATGCCCTTCACATGGAAGGCCTCATTGTGCGGGAAAGAATTCTGGGCTCGGACAATATTGATGTTTCTCACCCCATTATTTACCGTGGGGCTGTATATGCAGATAACATGGAGTTTGAGCAGTGTATCAAGCTATGGCTGCATGCGTTGCATCTAAGGCAAAAAGGCAACAGGAACACTCATAAGGACCTCCTAAGGTTTGCTCAAGTCTTTTCTCAGATGATACACCTAAACGAGCCTGTTAAAGCCAAGGACATCGAGAGCGTTCTGAGGTGCAGTGTCTTGGAAATAGAACAAGGCATGTCCCGGATCAAAACCACCCAAGACTCTGACATCCACACAGCCATGGACAACTACGAATGCAACATTTTTACCTTTCTCTACTTAGTCTGCATCTCTACCAAGACCCAGTGCAGTGAAGAGGATCAGTCGCGAATCAACAAACAGATTTATAACTTGATTCACCTCGATCCCAGAACTCGGGACGGCTCTAGTTTGCTGCATCATGCTGTCAATTCCAGCACACCAGTTGATGACTTCCACACGAATGATGTCTGCAGCTTTCCAAACGCACTTGTCACAAAACTTTTGCTAGATTGTGGTGCTGACGTGAACGCTGTGGACAACGAAGGGAATAGTCCGCTCCACATCATTGTCCAATACCACAGGCCCATCAGTGACTTCTTGACATTGCATTCCATCATCATTAGCCTGGTGGAGGCTGGTGCTCATACAGACATGACGAATAAGCAGAAGAAGACCCCTCTTGATAAAAGTACAACAGGGGTGTCTGAAATACTCCTTAAAACTCAAATGAAGCTGAGTCTCAAGTGCCTGGCTGCCCGAGCAGTACGGATCTATAACATCAGCTACCAAAACCAGATCCCCAGAACTCTGGAAGAATTTGTGAAGTTTCACTAG